A window from Actimicrobium sp. CCC2.4 encodes these proteins:
- the flhD gene encoding flagellar transcriptional regulator FlhD, whose amino-acid sequence MDTTGMMAEIRDANLGYLMLAQQMIRADKATAIYRLGVSSEIADLIAGLNNAQILKLSGTSMMLARFRFEDGAILGMLTNYNKDRALSQSHAAILMASQGVEEIV is encoded by the coding sequence ATGGATACGACTGGGATGATGGCTGAGATCCGTGATGCAAATCTGGGTTATCTAATGCTTGCGCAGCAAATGATTCGTGCCGACAAGGCGACTGCGATTTACAGGCTTGGTGTCAGTAGCGAAATCGCCGACCTGATCGCCGGCCTCAATAACGCCCAGATTCTAAAATTATCCGGTACTAGCATGATGCTGGCCCGCTTCCGCTTTGAAGACGGCGCCATCCTCGGCATGCTGACCAACTACAACAAGGATCGCGCCTTGTCGCAGTCCCATGCCGCTATCCTGATGGCCAGCCAGGGCGTCGAAGAAATCGTTTAA
- the motA gene encoding flagellar motor stator protein MotA → MLVIIGYIVVMLSVFGGFAMAGGHLASLWQPIELLMIGGGALGAFFVGNNGKAMKATMQALPTLLKGSKFTKSLYMDLMSLMFEILTKVRKEGLMSIEGDVEKPEESPIFSKYPSIMHDHHVVEFITDYLRLMVSGNMDAFQIENLMDNEIETHHHEGEVPVHCIAKLGDGLPAFGIVAAVMGVVHTMASVGLPPAELGILIANALVGTFLGILLAYGFVGPLASLLEQKLDESTKIYQCIKVTLLASLNGYAPALAIEFGRKVLFSTERPTFGELEEHIKQSKSK, encoded by the coding sequence TTGTTAGTCATCATTGGATATATCGTTGTCATGTTGTCGGTGTTTGGCGGTTTCGCCATGGCGGGCGGCCATCTTGCTTCGCTATGGCAACCAATTGAGCTATTGATGATTGGCGGCGGCGCGCTAGGCGCTTTTTTTGTCGGCAATAACGGCAAGGCGATGAAGGCAACAATGCAGGCCTTGCCAACTTTGTTGAAGGGGTCGAAATTCACCAAGTCGCTTTATATGGATTTGATGTCGTTGATGTTCGAGATCCTGACAAAAGTGCGTAAAGAAGGATTGATGTCGATCGAGGGTGATGTGGAGAAACCGGAAGAAAGTCCGATTTTCAGCAAGTACCCGAGCATCATGCACGACCATCACGTCGTCGAATTTATTACCGATTATTTGCGCTTGATGGTGTCCGGAAACATGGACGCATTCCAGATCGAGAACCTGATGGACAATGAAATCGAAACGCATCATCACGAAGGTGAGGTTCCTGTCCATTGCATCGCCAAGCTTGGTGATGGCTTGCCGGCGTTCGGTATTGTCGCGGCAGTAATGGGCGTGGTGCATACCATGGCATCGGTCGGGCTGCCACCCGCTGAGCTCGGCATTCTTATCGCCAATGCGCTGGTGGGAACCTTTCTTGGCATCTTGCTGGCCTATGGTTTCGTCGGCCCGCTGGCTAGTCTGCTCGAGCAAAAGCTCGACGAATCCACCAAGATTTACCAATGTATCAAGGTGACTTTGCTAGCTAGCTTGAACGGCTATGCTCCGGCGCTGGCGATCGAGTTCGGCCGCAAAGTGTTGTTCTCGACGGAGCGGCCGACCTTTGGCGAGCTCGAAGAACACATCAAGCAATCAAAATCCAAGTAA
- a CDS encoding PA4780 family RIO1-like protein kinase has product MKTPKRIQPLVEEGLIDEVMRQLMSGKEATVYVVRCGDDVRCAKVYKEANERSFHQAVAYQEGRRVKNSRQARAMEKGTRYGRKMAEEVWQNAEVDALYKLAAAGVRVPVPYICFEGVLLMELVTAADGNAAPRLNDVELTRELALQYHAVLLHQVVLMLCAGVIHGDLSEYNILVDAQGPVIIDLPQAIDAAGSSVAADMLDRDVTNLANFFGVVVPELLSSQYGKEIWNLYKDGLLTPDTPLTGVVAAPVHDADVGAVIREIALAREEEEERQRRLAESQS; this is encoded by the coding sequence ATGAAAACCCCAAAAAGAATCCAGCCACTGGTTGAAGAAGGCCTGATCGATGAAGTGATGCGTCAGCTGATGAGCGGCAAGGAAGCCACCGTCTACGTAGTGCGTTGCGGCGACGATGTGCGCTGCGCAAAAGTCTACAAGGAGGCCAACGAGCGCAGCTTTCATCAGGCGGTTGCCTATCAGGAAGGTCGTCGCGTCAAAAACAGCCGCCAGGCCCGTGCGATGGAAAAAGGAACCCGCTACGGCCGCAAGATGGCTGAGGAAGTCTGGCAAAACGCTGAAGTCGACGCGCTCTACAAGCTAGCCGCCGCAGGCGTGCGCGTGCCGGTGCCTTACATCTGCTTTGAAGGTGTGCTGCTGATGGAACTGGTTACCGCAGCGGACGGCAATGCCGCGCCGCGGCTCAATGATGTCGAGCTGACCCGTGAACTGGCACTTCAATACCATGCCGTGCTGTTGCATCAGGTTGTACTGATGCTGTGCGCCGGAGTGATTCATGGCGATCTGTCCGAATACAACATTCTGGTGGATGCGCAAGGTCCGGTCATCATCGACTTGCCGCAAGCCATTGATGCTGCCGGCAGTAGCGTCGCGGCTGACATGCTCGATCGCGACGTGACCAATCTGGCCAATTTTTTTGGTGTTGTCGTACCGGAGTTGCTCAGCAGTCAGTACGGTAAGGAAATTTGGAATCTGTACAAAGATGGCTTGCTGACCCCGGATACGCCGTTGACCGGTGTAGTCGCCGCGCCGGTACACGACGCCGACGTCGGCGCAGTAATCCGCGAAATTGCGCTGGCACGCGAGGAGGAAGAAGAGCGGCAACGTCGCCTGGCCGAATCACAATCCTGA
- the flhC gene encoding flagellar transcriptional regulator FlhC — MAKKSVVTESHEIQLAIELIKLGARLQLLESETSLSRERLLKLYKELKGVSPPKGMLPFSTDWFITWQPNVHSSLFINIYKFLQEHAHITGIVAVVKAYKLYLEQMGPEGDEEPVLSLTRAWTMVRFFDSKMLSTACCTECNGHFVVHQLDLNNGYVCGLCHMPSRAGKTRKAKEAAQAAVAST; from the coding sequence ATGGCTAAAAAAAGTGTCGTTACAGAATCCCATGAAATCCAGCTGGCGATCGAGTTGATCAAGCTGGGAGCCCGGTTGCAGTTGCTGGAGTCGGAAACCTCGTTGTCACGAGAGCGCTTGCTGAAGTTGTACAAGGAACTCAAGGGTGTCTCGCCACCGAAGGGCATGTTGCCGTTTTCGACCGACTGGTTTATTACGTGGCAACCGAACGTGCACTCGTCACTGTTCATCAATATTTATAAATTTCTGCAAGAACACGCCCACATCACCGGCATCGTGGCGGTGGTCAAGGCCTACAAGTTGTATCTGGAACAAATGGGCCCGGAAGGCGATGAAGAGCCAGTCCTGTCACTGACTCGCGCCTGGACGATGGTGCGTTTTTTTGACAGCAAGATGCTGAGCACAGCTTGTTGTACCGAATGTAACGGCCATTTCGTCGTGCACCAGCTCGACCTCAACAACGGTTATGTCTGCGGCTTGTGCCACATGCCGTCACGCGCCGGTAAAACCCGCAAAGCGAAGGAAGCAGCACAGGCAGCAGTTGCCAGCACATGA
- a CDS encoding class I SAM-dependent methyltransferase: MWLLAVLQGCIAAALTRWRAMASWWLPIQLLFAPALVLVFGWQLPSWIFLLAFLLMLGLYWSTYRTQVPLYLSGPRVWHTVNQLLPVRPLRGIDIGSGLGGLVLDLADRRPDSHFFGIELAPLPWLFSWLRARVHGSSACFLRGDYQALDFSGFDVVFAYLSPVAMPPLWAKFQNEMPVGALLVSYEFAIEGQPADEIHQPIKEGPYLYVWHKH; this comes from the coding sequence CTGTGGCTGCTCGCGGTCCTGCAAGGATGCATCGCCGCGGCACTGACGCGTTGGCGGGCGATGGCCAGCTGGTGGCTACCAATCCAGTTGCTATTTGCGCCGGCGCTGGTGCTGGTATTCGGATGGCAACTGCCTTCCTGGATTTTTTTGTTGGCTTTTTTGTTGATGCTGGGACTCTACTGGAGTACTTATCGCACGCAGGTTCCCTTGTACTTGTCCGGTCCGCGTGTCTGGCATACGGTGAACCAATTGCTGCCGGTGCGACCATTACGTGGGATCGACATCGGCAGCGGGCTGGGTGGTCTGGTGCTCGATCTGGCTGACCGCCGGCCCGACAGCCATTTTTTTGGCATCGAACTGGCACCGTTACCGTGGCTGTTCAGCTGGCTGCGCGCACGCGTGCATGGCAGTTCCGCCTGTTTTTTACGCGGTGATTACCAGGCACTGGACTTTTCGGGCTTTGATGTGGTGTTTGCTTACTTGTCGCCGGTGGCCATGCCACCGCTCTGGGCCAAGTTTCAGAATGAAATGCCCGTCGGTGCGCTGCTGGTGAGCTATGAGTTCGCCATTGAAGGGCAGCCTGCCGATGAAATCCATCAGCCGATCAAGGAAGGGCCGTATTTGTATGTCTGGCACAAGCACTGA